The Nitrospira sp. KM1 genome includes a window with the following:
- the urtB gene encoding urea ABC transporter permease subunit UrtB: protein MRQAAMVWAVILCLAQAGTSALAADSSAQPVIMPLEQALTQITSEDDTVRDTALAAVIQQGDATLLPRLDEIRAGAERPIRLAIKPVMDLIRNRSNLDDPASHVRRSAATDLGTSGRVVAIPWLEAAAAKEDKKWVRYTMQEAAALLKLSLNDQASKLEAIDTLGALSSQNGVPALQEMMTAGRASNSTDAQKELAKRSSAAIERIETWGAWSNAIETIFRGISLSSILLIMSVGLAIVFGLMGVINMAHGELMMVGAYATFLTQELFKSLLPPAMFDYYFAFALPVAFVLAALSGLILEATVIRFLYGRPLETMLATWGVSLVLMQAARVYFGDLTAVVAPGWLSGGQQVMVGVFFPNNRLFIIALSIICVLGIYGLLFRSNLGLRVRAVTQNRNMSACLGIPTRKVDAYTFAFGSGLAGIAGWALTLIGNVEPGLGQNYIVDSFMVVVTGGVGKLAGTIVAALGIGGLNKVLEPSLGAVYGKVCILVLVILFLQWRPSGLFAIKGRHADS from the coding sequence ATGAGACAGGCAGCCATGGTATGGGCTGTGATTCTGTGCCTTGCGCAGGCAGGGACTTCAGCGCTGGCGGCGGACTCTTCGGCTCAGCCGGTGATCATGCCGCTCGAACAGGCACTTACCCAGATAACCAGTGAAGACGACACGGTGCGCGACACGGCGCTTGCCGCGGTCATCCAACAGGGAGATGCGACACTGCTTCCGCGTCTCGATGAGATCCGCGCTGGTGCGGAGCGCCCCATTCGTCTGGCGATCAAGCCGGTGATGGATCTCATTCGAAACCGGAGCAATCTCGACGATCCTGCCTCCCATGTTCGTCGTTCCGCTGCCACGGATTTGGGCACGTCCGGCCGGGTCGTCGCGATTCCATGGCTGGAAGCCGCGGCTGCGAAGGAAGACAAAAAATGGGTGCGCTATACGATGCAGGAAGCCGCAGCGCTGCTCAAGTTATCGTTGAATGACCAGGCCTCCAAGCTCGAGGCGATCGATACGTTGGGAGCCTTGTCGAGTCAGAACGGCGTGCCGGCGCTTCAAGAAATGATGACGGCCGGTCGAGCCTCCAACTCCACAGACGCACAAAAGGAATTGGCCAAACGGTCGTCCGCCGCAATCGAGCGGATCGAAACGTGGGGGGCCTGGTCGAACGCCATTGAAACCATCTTCCGAGGGATCAGCCTCAGTTCTATCCTCCTGATTATGTCGGTGGGGCTGGCCATCGTGTTCGGTCTGATGGGCGTCATCAATATGGCGCACGGAGAGTTGATGATGGTCGGCGCCTATGCGACCTTCCTCACCCAGGAACTCTTCAAGTCATTGCTGCCGCCGGCGATGTTCGATTATTATTTCGCTTTTGCCCTGCCCGTGGCGTTTGTGTTGGCGGCCTTGAGCGGATTGATTCTGGAGGCCACGGTCATACGGTTTCTGTACGGGCGTCCGCTCGAAACCATGCTGGCGACGTGGGGAGTGAGCCTGGTGCTCATGCAGGCGGCGCGCGTATATTTCGGCGATCTCACGGCCGTGGTCGCACCCGGCTGGTTGAGCGGAGGGCAGCAGGTGATGGTTGGAGTCTTTTTCCCCAACAACCGTTTGTTCATCATCGCATTATCCATCATCTGTGTGCTGGGCATCTATGGACTGCTGTTCCGTTCCAACCTCGGACTTCGCGTTCGAGCGGTGACGCAGAATCGGAATATGAGCGCGTGTCTCGGTATTCCCACGAGAAAAGTCGATGCCTATACCTTTGCGTTCGGTTCGGGGCTGGCCGGCATCGCCGGCTGGGCCTTGACCTTGATTGGGAACGTCGAGCCGGGTCTTGGTCAAAACTATATCGTGGATTCGTTCATGGTGGTGGTGACGGGCGGTGTTGGCAAGCTGGCCGGCACGATCGTCGCGGCCCTGGGAATCGGCGGGTTGAACAAGGTGCTCGAGCCGAGTTTGGGAGCGGTTTACGGAAAGGTCTGCATCCTCGTCCTTGTAATTTTATTTTTACAATGGCGGCCGTCCGGTTTGTTTGCCATCAAGGGGCGCCATGCCGATTCGTAA
- a CDS encoding pilus assembly protein PilP, whose amino-acid sequence MWGGTNDVRRDLVTLACRTVLILSVVGLMMLPAGEEVYASSLASHLRQVAPMHQDSLKVPSPNDPSKPATLVASSPVDANSAMMDAVPPSFVSSVNGYDPSGRRDPFAPILQQLSPGQVDLTLPPLQRVGLTDMNLIAVVWGAYGYTAMVQTPDGNGYSVRKGTRMGPNNGVVSAITEKGIIVQERFTDVYGRKQEREYVKLLHPKEGSE is encoded by the coding sequence ATGTGGGGCGGAACCAACGATGTGCGAAGAGACCTGGTCACCCTCGCCTGTAGGACCGTTCTGATCCTATCCGTCGTCGGCCTGATGATGCTCCCAGCTGGGGAGGAAGTCTATGCCAGTTCACTGGCCTCTCACTTGAGGCAGGTTGCCCCAATGCATCAGGATTCCTTGAAGGTCCCTTCGCCAAACGATCCCTCTAAGCCCGCGACGCTGGTGGCCTCATCTCCAGTTGATGCCAACTCCGCGATGATGGATGCTGTTCCGCCATCCTTCGTGAGTTCCGTCAATGGGTACGATCCATCAGGACGCCGTGATCCGTTTGCTCCGATCCTCCAACAATTGTCTCCAGGACAAGTGGATCTGACTCTTCCTCCCTTACAGCGGGTAGGGTTGACCGATATGAATCTGATCGCTGTCGTATGGGGAGCGTATGGGTATACGGCTATGGTCCAGACTCCTGACGGAAATGGTTATTCAGTTAGAAAAGGGACGCGAATGGGTCCCAACAACGGAGTCGTCAGTGCGATAACGGAAAAGGGGATCATCGTCCAAGAGCGATTTACGGACGTGTACGGAAGAAAGCAGGAACGAGAGTATGTCAAGCTTCTCCATCCGAAAGAGGGTTCAGAATGA
- the urtE gene encoding urea ABC transporter ATP-binding subunit UrtE, which translates to MPSESNGRNVILDLRRVNAFYGESHILRNVSFTVEAGEVACLMGRNGVGKTTTLKVITGLLAVRSGELFFNGTDVTKLTPDRRARLGLAYVPQGREIIPHLTVRENLKLGFWARSDSPAGDVEKAAFEEVYRLFPKLTQILDRPGGVLSGGEQQQLAIGRAILSNPKMLLLDEPTEGIQPSIVDQIEDVIIGFKHSRRFAILLVEQGLHFAARLAEKYVVMAKGAVVAAGKSHELNAEMVRQHLTV; encoded by the coding sequence ATGCCCTCTGAATCGAACGGTCGGAATGTCATATTGGACTTGAGACGGGTCAATGCCTTCTACGGAGAAAGCCACATTCTGCGGAACGTCTCGTTCACGGTCGAAGCCGGTGAAGTGGCGTGCCTCATGGGCCGCAATGGGGTAGGGAAGACCACGACGCTCAAAGTCATCACCGGCCTGCTGGCTGTCCGCTCCGGAGAATTATTCTTCAATGGAACGGACGTGACGAAGCTGACGCCGGACCGTAGGGCGCGTCTTGGCCTCGCCTACGTTCCTCAGGGGCGGGAAATCATTCCACATCTCACTGTACGGGAAAATCTGAAGTTGGGGTTTTGGGCCAGATCGGATTCTCCAGCCGGCGATGTGGAGAAGGCGGCGTTTGAGGAAGTCTATCGGCTATTTCCAAAACTGACGCAGATTCTCGACCGTCCGGGTGGGGTGTTGAGCGGCGGTGAACAGCAGCAACTGGCGATTGGACGGGCGATCCTGTCTAACCCGAAGATGCTGCTGCTGGATGAGCCGACTGAAGGCATTCAGCCTTCCATCGTCGATCAGATCGAGGACGTGATCATAGGGTTCAAACATTCACGGCGGTTCGCGATTCTACTGGTCGAACAGGGCCTCCATTTCGCTGCCCGGCTGGCTGAAAAATATGTCGTCATGGCGAAGGGGGCCGTCGTGGCGGCCGGGAAAAGTCATGAGCTGAATGCTGAGATGGTCAGGCAGCACCTAACGGTTTAG
- the pilQ gene encoding type IV pilus secretin family protein produces MIPKAMQTTTLVRVVSAIGVFGMPLTIPMIGGTAEIPDYGQTLSDISVPSVSADMAMEDLAHTVTDVDIRRGDDDVKVVISGDGRLRHEVNLLGEKRLVVDIPGVSAAVRKPVYSVDHQLLKKVRLGYHADKVRVVFDLGSKSTFSVEPQDTTIAVTLKKEEVPQVTASGESHVQKIALASEGEDRAQGFPGSIRSLQKPSRSIRRIPASFQIRPVQMMTDPTVSENNSQKDDLVLGETRYVGRRISLDFQQADISNVLRLIAEVSGFNIVVGEGVKSKVTMKLVSVPWDQALDMILKMNGLGKIRQGNILWIDSLSNIAKQEDEEARAKDAKTKAEALVDRVFYVRNLQAQELMTSLRQNLSPRGVMQVSVGTNALIVRDTESKMIVLKQLIDGLDLAVPQVQIEARIVQADTTYSRSLGVQWGVQNVNTLGPSFGVANFKSGTTGTFGNQTSDFLVNLPATVGGLVSTPGAGFTFGKADGAMLDVRLSAGELLGLSKVIAAPKVTTLDKREAKISQGESIPFQTTSLQGTQTTFVDANLELNVTPQITSRDPKEVGKQILMRVRATRNAVGARSNPAGPSIDRREANTQVIIRDGETMVIGGVFIDTQNNNVAGVPYLSRIPVLGWLFKNKTESVSKQELLIFMTPTIVKVS; encoded by the coding sequence ATGATACCTAAAGCCATGCAAACGACGACGTTGGTCAGGGTTGTCTCCGCGATCGGAGTATTCGGCATGCCTCTGACGATACCTATGATTGGGGGAACCGCCGAAATTCCCGACTACGGCCAGACCTTGTCGGATATCTCTGTCCCGTCCGTCTCGGCGGACATGGCGATGGAAGACTTGGCTCATACTGTGACCGACGTCGACATCCGGCGTGGTGATGATGACGTCAAAGTCGTGATTTCGGGAGATGGTCGGTTGAGGCACGAGGTCAACCTCTTAGGGGAGAAACGACTGGTCGTTGATATTCCTGGCGTGTCTGCGGCGGTCAGGAAACCTGTCTACTCGGTTGATCATCAGCTTCTCAAGAAGGTTCGGCTGGGGTATCACGCCGACAAGGTACGGGTTGTGTTCGATCTGGGGAGCAAATCGACTTTTTCCGTTGAACCGCAGGACACCACGATTGCTGTGACGCTAAAAAAGGAAGAAGTTCCTCAGGTCACGGCATCGGGGGAGTCTCACGTTCAAAAAATAGCTCTTGCCAGCGAGGGCGAGGACCGAGCACAGGGATTTCCCGGCAGTATTCGTTCCCTGCAGAAACCATCACGATCCATCCGTCGGATTCCCGCGTCCTTCCAAATCCGGCCGGTTCAAATGATGACCGACCCGACTGTGTCAGAAAACAATTCTCAAAAGGACGATCTTGTTCTTGGAGAGACCCGATATGTGGGTCGGAGAATCTCCCTCGACTTCCAGCAGGCGGATATCAGCAATGTGCTCCGTCTGATCGCAGAGGTCAGCGGCTTCAATATCGTGGTTGGCGAAGGGGTGAAAAGCAAGGTTACGATGAAGCTGGTCAGTGTGCCGTGGGATCAGGCACTCGACATGATCTTGAAGATGAACGGTCTCGGAAAAATCAGACAAGGCAACATTCTATGGATCGACTCACTGTCGAACATAGCTAAGCAGGAAGACGAGGAAGCCCGCGCCAAGGATGCAAAGACGAAAGCGGAGGCCCTGGTCGACCGCGTATTTTACGTCAGGAATCTTCAGGCGCAGGAATTGATGACGTCTCTGCGACAGAATTTGAGTCCTCGAGGAGTCATGCAGGTCAGTGTCGGCACGAATGCATTGATCGTCAGAGATACCGAAAGCAAGATGATCGTGCTCAAGCAATTGATCGACGGATTGGATCTGGCGGTGCCTCAGGTACAGATCGAGGCGAGAATCGTTCAGGCCGACACCACGTATTCCCGGTCGCTCGGTGTGCAGTGGGGTGTGCAGAATGTGAATACGCTTGGACCGTCATTCGGTGTCGCCAATTTCAAATCAGGAACAACGGGAACATTCGGCAATCAGACGTCAGACTTCCTCGTGAATCTGCCTGCCACGGTGGGGGGGCTGGTCAGCACGCCGGGAGCCGGATTCACATTTGGAAAGGCTGACGGTGCGATGCTCGATGTCAGGCTTTCCGCGGGTGAATTGCTTGGCTTGAGCAAAGTCATCGCCGCGCCTAAAGTCACGACCCTCGACAAACGAGAGGCCAAGATTTCACAAGGTGAGTCGATTCCTTTTCAGACTACGTCACTTCAAGGAACACAGACGACCTTCGTCGATGCGAATTTAGAATTGAACGTCACACCTCAAATTACATCACGCGATCCCAAAGAGGTTGGGAAACAAATTCTTATGAGAGTGCGAGCGACGCGTAATGCGGTTGGCGCGCGGAGCAACCCCGCCGGCCCTAGCATCGACCGTCGCGAGGCGAATACACAGGTCATCATCCGAGACGGTGAGACCATGGTGATCGGAGGGGTGTTCATCGATACTCAGAATAACAACGTGGCGGGAGTTCCCTATCTGTCCCGTATTCCGGTCTTAGGCTGGCTGTTCAAAAACAAGACTGAATCCGTGTCCAAACAAGAGTTGCTGATTTTCATGACACCGACGATCGTGAAGGTCTCGTAG
- a CDS encoding GAF and ANTAR domain-containing protein, with product MTSKRTPSVSQLEQALQEKSREVDVLHRITDSISNTLDLESILKHIVEIVVEVTRADACLLYLLSDGGDELILRASKNPHPRLIGRITIGMGEGITGWVARERTRVVIPSNASDDPRFKFFHNLPEDRHQAFVSVPIMAKKEVTGVINVQHKRPKRYRMDELALLSTIANQVGGAIENARLYDQMRRKALQVETLSQVSETVASSRLLEDVMQLLVTMTAQMMNSKICSIMLLDPATGDLRIEATQSLSEQYRRKPSLKMGQSVSGRAVQERRPIIVLDVTKERDYMYPDIARREGLSSLLSVPMMVREKAVGVINSYTSVPHVFTNEEVKLLQAVANQAAIAIEHATLLEKSFEMQEALAVRKLLERAKGYLMRSKKLTEEEAFKLIQRQSMDLRKSMREIAEAVLLAGELEERADKRRG from the coding sequence ATGACATCCAAGCGTACACCGTCAGTGTCACAGCTCGAACAGGCGCTTCAAGAAAAAAGCCGAGAGGTCGATGTCCTCCATCGTATTACCGATTCCATCAGCAACACGCTTGACCTTGAATCAATCCTTAAGCACATCGTTGAAATCGTCGTTGAGGTGACGCGGGCCGATGCGTGTCTGCTGTATCTGCTCTCCGACGGGGGCGATGAACTGATTCTTCGCGCCTCGAAAAATCCACATCCCCGACTCATTGGTCGCATTACCATCGGCATGGGTGAGGGGATTACCGGTTGGGTGGCTCGGGAGCGAACGCGCGTCGTCATTCCCAGTAATGCAAGCGATGATCCCCGGTTCAAATTCTTCCATAATCTTCCGGAGGATCGGCATCAGGCCTTTGTTTCCGTTCCGATCATGGCGAAGAAGGAAGTGACGGGGGTCATCAACGTTCAGCACAAGCGGCCGAAACGGTATCGGATGGATGAACTCGCGCTGCTTTCCACGATCGCCAATCAAGTTGGGGGTGCTATCGAAAATGCTCGTCTGTACGATCAGATGAGACGCAAGGCTCTCCAGGTTGAAACCTTGTCGCAAGTTTCGGAGACTGTTGCATCCAGCCGTCTTCTCGAGGACGTCATGCAATTGCTGGTCACGATGACCGCGCAGATGATGAATTCAAAAATCTGCTCCATCATGCTGCTCGACCCGGCGACGGGAGATCTCAGAATCGAGGCTACGCAGAGCCTCAGCGAGCAGTATCGGCGGAAGCCCAGCTTGAAGATGGGCCAAAGCGTGAGCGGCCGGGCGGTTCAAGAGCGCCGACCGATTATCGTCCTCGATGTCACGAAAGAGCGGGACTATATGTATCCGGACATCGCCAGACGGGAAGGGTTGTCCTCGCTGCTTTCCGTGCCGATGATGGTCCGTGAGAAGGCGGTCGGGGTGATTAATAGCTATACCTCCGTCCCGCATGTGTTCACGAACGAAGAGGTCAAGCTGCTTCAAGCTGTGGCGAACCAAGCGGCGATCGCTATTGAGCATGCGACGCTCTTGGAAAAATCGTTCGAAATGCAGGAGGCGCTTGCCGTTCGCAAATTGCTGGAACGCGCCAAAGGCTATCTGATGCGGTCGAAAAAACTTACCGAAGAAGAAGCGTTCAAGCTCATTCAGCGTCAGAGCATGGATCTGCGTAAATCGATGCGTGAAATTGCCGAGGCAGTCCTCTTGGCGGGAGAACTCGAAGAACGCGCGGATAAACGGCGAGGTTAG
- the urtD gene encoding urea ABC transporter ATP-binding protein UrtD — protein sequence MSERGSIIYLEGVIVDYDGFKALNNLNFIVNYNELRVVIGPNGAGKTTLLDVICGKTKPAAGRVIFGKDVELIGRREDEIVKLGIGRKFQAPSIYGNLTVWENLDLSLKRPSKGVFPTLIGKSTPEERERIAAALDTIGLQLHAHTRAGSLSHGQKQWLEIGMVILQDPQLLLVDEPVAGMTDKETEQTGVLLQSLAKQHAIVVIEHDMEFVRQIARTVTVLHEGTVICEGTVEKVQADDRVREIYLGRQKVAH from the coding sequence ATGAGCGAACGCGGGTCGATCATCTACCTGGAAGGCGTCATTGTCGATTACGACGGGTTCAAGGCGCTGAACAATCTTAATTTCATCGTCAATTACAACGAGCTGCGCGTCGTCATCGGTCCGAATGGCGCCGGCAAAACGACGTTGCTCGATGTGATCTGCGGGAAGACCAAGCCCGCTGCGGGGCGCGTGATCTTCGGCAAGGATGTCGAGTTGATCGGCCGGCGCGAGGACGAGATCGTCAAGCTGGGTATCGGGAGAAAATTCCAGGCTCCGTCGATTTATGGCAATTTGACCGTATGGGAAAATCTCGATCTGTCGTTAAAACGTCCGAGCAAGGGCGTTTTCCCGACGTTGATCGGAAAATCGACGCCGGAAGAACGTGAACGGATCGCCGCCGCGTTGGACACCATCGGACTACAGCTGCATGCCCACACGAGAGCGGGTTCGCTGTCTCACGGACAGAAACAATGGCTCGAAATCGGTATGGTCATCCTGCAGGATCCGCAGTTGCTGCTGGTTGATGAGCCGGTCGCCGGCATGACCGACAAAGAAACAGAACAGACGGGTGTCCTCCTGCAGTCGTTGGCCAAACAGCATGCCATCGTCGTGATCGAACACGATATGGAATTCGTGCGCCAGATCGCCAGAACCGTCACCGTGTTGCACGAAGGCACCGTCATCTGCGAAGGCACGGTGGAGAAAGTCCAAGCTGACGATCGGGTTCGCGAAATTTATCTGGGACGGCAGAAAGTGGCCCACTAA
- the aroB gene encoding 3-dehydroquinate synthase, producing MTWVRMVGSSEQTVSVRLGERSYEVTLQQGLLATVGTRIRQLTNARKVGIITDRHVARHYLKGVLRSLRAADFHATAIVLPPGEPSKSMPTVERILDHLAKQRFERGSFLVALGGGVVGDLTGFAAAIYQRGIPFVQVPTTLVAQVDSSVGGKTGIDHRLGKNLIGAFHQPRAVLVDPQTLETLPRREWIAGLAEVIKYGVIADQAFFEFLERSMADLAALRSADIIRVIGRSCEIKAQIVSEDERESDRRRILNYGHTIGHALEVLGGYRSLIHGEAVGIGMVQEANLSAHVGLCSSNVPERIRSIVLSAGLSDVMPRRTFRSLWSAMQHDKKAIGGQVIGVWPVQIGSVVIQKIGRETCAEWFRGLHVRRSDQGATHQSKVVRKTRIARR from the coding sequence GTGACTTGGGTCCGTATGGTTGGTTCGAGCGAGCAGACGGTTTCAGTGCGTTTAGGAGAGAGAAGCTACGAGGTCACGCTCCAGCAGGGCCTTCTCGCCACGGTCGGTACAAGAATTCGTCAACTCACCAATGCCCGCAAGGTCGGAATCATCACCGACCGTCATGTCGCCCGTCACTATCTCAAAGGCGTCCTCCGCAGCCTGAGGGCTGCCGACTTTCACGCTACAGCTATCGTGCTGCCGCCGGGGGAACCATCCAAATCCATGCCGACGGTGGAACGCATCCTCGATCACTTGGCCAAACAACGATTTGAACGAGGGTCTTTTCTCGTCGCCCTCGGAGGGGGCGTCGTCGGAGACCTAACCGGATTCGCCGCCGCCATATATCAGCGGGGCATTCCGTTCGTTCAGGTCCCTACCACTCTGGTGGCGCAAGTCGACTCCAGCGTCGGTGGCAAAACCGGTATCGACCATCGGCTAGGCAAGAATCTCATTGGCGCGTTTCATCAACCTCGCGCCGTACTGGTCGATCCACAAACATTGGAGACGCTCCCGCGCCGTGAGTGGATTGCCGGTTTGGCTGAGGTGATTAAATATGGCGTCATCGCCGATCAGGCATTTTTTGAATTTCTGGAACGTTCGATGGCGGATCTCGCGGCGCTTCGCAGCGCTGACATCATCAGGGTGATTGGCCGATCCTGTGAAATCAAAGCGCAGATCGTATCGGAAGATGAACGCGAATCCGACCGACGCCGCATTTTAAACTACGGACATACGATCGGGCATGCGCTCGAAGTGCTTGGAGGATACAGAAGTTTGATTCATGGCGAGGCGGTAGGAATCGGGATGGTGCAAGAGGCCAATCTGTCCGCCCACGTGGGACTATGTTCATCGAACGTGCCCGAAAGAATTCGATCAATAGTTCTCTCCGCCGGTCTATCGGATGTCATGCCTCGAAGGACGTTTCGGTCCCTGTGGTCCGCGATGCAGCATGATAAAAAGGCCATTGGTGGGCAGGTCATTGGAGTGTGGCCAGTTCAGATTGGGAGCGTCGTCATCCAGAAAATCGGAAGAGAGACCTGTGCCGAATGGTTCCGAGGCCTGCATGTCCGCAGAAGCGACCAAGGTGCAACGCATCAATCCAAAGTCGTCCGGAAGACGCGCATAGCGCGCAGGTGA
- the urtC gene encoding urea ABC transporter permease subunit UrtC encodes MSESPDLQPRQAREVGLSFWAAGFVLLILMPLLNVLPPEESWLHLSDFSLNRFGKFLAFAILALGLDLIWGYTGILSLGQGVFFGLGAYCMGMHLMLAIGKESVYGSDLPDFMVWNQVKELPIFWKPFYSFPVAVVGAILVPTLFALVFGFLAFRSRIKGVYFAIITQALALVAWLVFNRNETNLGGTNGLTDFKQLLGFRLSEPGTQRALYVLTVLCLGGAYLLCRWIIRSRAGRVLVAVRDSEARVVFSGYTPANYKLFVFIVAAALAGLAGMLYVPQVGIITPAQIGVLPSLEMVIWVAVGGRGTLAGAVLGAVSVNLGRSVLTNYFPELWPFMLGGLFVVVVLLFPDGLIGIGRRLREHTVSRKVPVVIEAERS; translated from the coding sequence ATGTCCGAGTCTCCTGATCTCCAGCCCCGCCAGGCCCGTGAAGTCGGCCTCTCCTTCTGGGCTGCGGGGTTTGTGTTGCTGATCCTCATGCCGTTGCTCAACGTCCTGCCGCCGGAGGAGTCCTGGCTGCATCTGTCCGATTTTTCGCTCAACCGGTTCGGCAAATTTCTGGCTTTTGCCATTCTCGCATTGGGTCTGGACCTCATTTGGGGCTACACCGGCATCCTGAGTCTGGGGCAGGGAGTGTTTTTCGGGCTGGGGGCCTACTGCATGGGCATGCACCTCATGCTGGCGATCGGCAAGGAGAGCGTGTACGGAAGCGACCTTCCTGATTTCATGGTGTGGAATCAGGTCAAGGAACTCCCCATATTCTGGAAACCGTTCTACAGCTTTCCTGTCGCCGTCGTCGGGGCCATCCTTGTCCCGACCCTCTTCGCGCTCGTATTTGGATTCCTCGCCTTCCGCAGCCGAATCAAGGGTGTCTATTTTGCCATCATCACCCAGGCTCTCGCCCTCGTCGCATGGCTCGTGTTCAACCGTAATGAGACGAATCTGGGCGGCACCAACGGCCTGACCGATTTCAAACAGCTTCTGGGTTTCAGGCTGTCGGAGCCGGGCACGCAGCGGGCGCTCTATGTGCTGACGGTGCTGTGTCTTGGTGGAGCCTACCTGCTCTGCCGGTGGATCATTCGGTCCCGGGCAGGACGAGTGCTGGTTGCCGTGCGCGACAGCGAGGCGCGTGTCGTGTTTTCCGGCTACACACCGGCGAACTATAAATTATTCGTGTTCATCGTGGCTGCCGCGCTCGCAGGTCTTGCGGGGATGCTTTACGTGCCGCAAGTCGGCATCATTACTCCGGCGCAGATCGGCGTACTGCCGTCATTGGAAATGGTCATCTGGGTGGCCGTTGGAGGAAGAGGCACGTTGGCCGGAGCCGTATTGGGAGCCGTCAGCGTGAATCTCGGACGCAGCGTCCTGACCAATTATTTTCCCGAGTTGTGGCCCTTCATGCTCGGAGGACTCTTTGTGGTAGTCGTTCTGCTGTTTCCCGACGGCCTCATCGGGATCGGACGTAGGTTGAGGGAACATACGGTTTCCAGAAAAGTTCCCGTCGTGATCGAGGCTGAACGCTCATGA
- the urtA gene encoding urea ABC transporter substrate-binding protein produces MSAELNDGQHHLTAGPEEGQSRRDFLVQGSKTAASIGIAALLGNLGHWALSYAADKEPVKIGVLHSLSGTMAISEVSLRDTVLMAVEEINAKGGVMGRQIKPVVVDPASNWDLFAEKAKQLLLQDKVAVVFGCWTSVSRKSVLPVFEKNNGLLFYPVQYEGEECSRNVFYTGAAVNQQAVPAVEYLMSKEGGGYKKFYLLGTDYVYPRTTNKILRAMLLAKKVPEANIMEEYTPFHHQDYQTIVGKIKKFAAGGGAAVISTINGDSNVPFYKEFANQGLRAEDAPIMAFSVAEDELRGMDTTTLVGHLAAWNYYQSVDTPQNKKFVADFKAYCKKNNLPDGEKRVTDDPIEAAYFGVHVWKQAVEKAGALEVDAVRKAVYGQKFLAPGGEIMMDTGNHHTHKPVLIGEILKDGQFKVVSRSKGLVKPEPWSEYTNPEKGCDWTSHQGTYQKP; encoded by the coding sequence ATGAGCGCTGAACTCAACGACGGGCAACATCACCTGACGGCAGGGCCTGAGGAAGGACAGTCCCGGCGGGACTTTCTGGTACAAGGTTCAAAGACCGCAGCCAGTATAGGCATCGCCGCGCTGCTGGGGAACCTAGGCCATTGGGCTCTGTCCTATGCCGCGGACAAGGAGCCGGTAAAAATTGGTGTCCTCCACTCACTCAGCGGCACCATGGCGATCAGCGAAGTCTCTTTGCGCGACACAGTGCTGATGGCGGTGGAAGAGATCAATGCCAAAGGCGGCGTGATGGGTAGGCAGATCAAACCGGTGGTGGTCGATCCCGCCTCCAACTGGGATCTGTTCGCGGAAAAAGCCAAACAGTTGCTCTTGCAAGACAAGGTAGCCGTGGTTTTCGGTTGCTGGACTTCGGTCAGCCGCAAGTCCGTGCTGCCGGTGTTTGAGAAGAACAACGGCTTGCTGTTCTATCCGGTGCAGTACGAAGGCGAAGAATGTTCGCGCAATGTTTTCTATACCGGCGCGGCCGTCAATCAGCAGGCCGTGCCTGCCGTAGAATATCTGATGAGCAAGGAGGGCGGAGGATACAAGAAGTTCTACTTGCTCGGTACGGATTACGTGTATCCGCGTACGACGAATAAAATTCTTCGCGCCATGTTGCTCGCCAAGAAAGTGCCCGAGGCGAATATCATGGAGGAATACACGCCGTTTCATCACCAGGACTATCAGACGATTGTGGGCAAGATTAAGAAATTTGCCGCTGGAGGCGGGGCGGCGGTGATCAGCACGATCAACGGCGACAGCAATGTGCCGTTTTACAAAGAATTTGCCAATCAGGGATTGCGGGCGGAAGATGCTCCGATTATGGCCTTCAGCGTGGCGGAGGATGAGTTGCGCGGCATGGATACCACGACACTTGTCGGTCATCTGGCCGCCTGGAACTATTATCAAAGCGTTGACACACCTCAGAACAAGAAGTTCGTCGCGGACTTCAAGGCGTATTGCAAGAAGAACAATTTGCCGGACGGCGAAAAACGCGTGACGGACGATCCGATCGAGGCCGCGTATTTCGGCGTCCACGTATGGAAGCAGGCTGTCGAAAAGGCTGGGGCGCTCGAAGTCGATGCGGTTCGTAAGGCGGTGTATGGCCAGAAGTTTCTCGCACCGGGTGGAGAAATCATGATGGATACCGGCAACCATCATACGCATAAGCCGGTGCTCATCGGAGAAATTCTCAAGGACGGCCAGTTCAAGGTGGTGTCGCGTTCCAAAGGACTGGTGAAGCCTGAGCCATGGAGTGAGTACACCAACCCGGAGAAAGGCTGCGATTGGACCAGCCACCAGGGGACGTACCAGAAGCCGTAG